The following are encoded together in the Sparus aurata chromosome 1, fSpaAur1.1, whole genome shotgun sequence genome:
- the LOC115593075 gene encoding galectin-related protein-like isoform X1 translates to MQGSVCVCVCVCVCVCVCVCAEPGWSFYVSVDSVDVRGRQTGRAAHSSAVCFLQINMADTHRASAQGRKKWVFPQKSLTDGNKASVLSADRDADRTLAVPFRGPITGGMQPGKKVVVVGVVDPRPDRFYVALTCGRGTSGEPPLDVALELCVRFRDRQVLRRACVSGSWGDVDRAVPFFPFIRDLPFKIEIHCEHSRFRVLVDGQQLFDFNHRVTSLRDIDTLWIKGSVTITKLA, encoded by the exons atgcagggcagtgtgtgtgtgtgtgtgtgtgtgtgtgtgtgtgtgtgtgtgtgtgtgtgtgctgagccAGGTTGGAGTTTCTACGTCAGCGTTGACTCAGTCGACGTCCGAGGCAGACAAACTGGACGGGCAGCTCattcctctgctgtttgtttccttcAGATCAACATGGccgacacacacagagcctcaGCGCAGGGCAGGAAG AAATGGGTTTTTCCACAGAAATCTTTGACTGACGGAAACAAAGCGAGCGTTCTCTCTGCTGACAGAGACGCTGACAGAACTCTG gcggtTCCGTTCAGAGGTCCCATCACAGGTGGGATGCAGCCGGGGAAGAAGGTTGTGGTTGTCGGTGTTGTGGACCCTCGTCCTGACAG GTTCTACGTCGCCTTGACTTGTGGTCGTGGAACATCTGGGGAGCCTCCGCTTGACGTGGCTCTGGAGCTCTGCGTTAGGTTCAGGGACCGGCAGGTGCTGCGCAGAGCCTGTGTGTCCGGATCCTGGGGGGACGTCGACAGAGCCGTCCCCTTCTTCCCCTTCATCAGAGACCTGCCGTTCAAG ATCGAGATTCACTGTGAACACAGTCGTTTTCGTGTGTTGGTGGACGGACAGCAGCTGTTTGACTTTAACCATCGAGTGACGTCGCTCAGAGACATCGACACGTTGTGGATCAAAGGCAGCGTCACCATCACCAAACTGGCGTGA
- the LOC115593022 gene encoding equilibrative nucleoside transporter 2-like has product MKLITKLIAAFFGPDSIRLSDPHHTCSDSQEGDRSYRMWNEKKQSPPADRGQAVAIIIFVLGLGTLLPWNFFMTASQYFNGRLTASTNSSNKTSGGPTKDYNYDSWMALLSQLPLLLFTLLNSFLYQWVRERLRVAFSLIAIFLLFSITAVLVQVHMEPDTFFSVTMATIWFINMFSAVLQGSLFGVVGLFPPRYSTLFMSGQGLAGIFAALAMLFSILSNAESNTTEALGYFITPCVATLGTLLCYLLLPHLDFARFYLNRSQTDEVEKSQQLLSITDKKVSNNNDKELEANGTVIRDPEESQERLSVLAVFKKIWLMAACVTCVFAVTLSVFPVITVRVQTVYKDNTSWDKIFSCVCCFIVFNAMDLAGRSAPSLGQWPAKESRLFPVAVLSRLLFIPLLMLCNVKGSRLPHIFRHDCAFVTIMALFSFSNGYLASLCMAYAPQLVRHKDCETAGSLMTFFLVLGLAVGASFSFLLGTLV; this is encoded by the exons GAAGGCGACAGAAGCTACAGGATGTGGAACGAGAAGAAACAGAGTCCACCTGCCGACCG CGGTCAGGCGGTCGCCATCATCATCTTTGTGCTCGGTCTGGGAACGCTGCTGCCCTGGAACTTCTTCATGACGGCCTCACAG TATTTCAACGGTCGGCTCACAGCTTCAACGAACTCCTCCAACAAGACGTCAGGAGGTCCGACTAAAGACTACAACTACGACAGCTGGATGGCCTTGCTTTCCCAGCTGCCCCTGCTGCTCTTCACCCTGCTCAACTCCTTCCTGTATCAGTG GGTGAGGGAGCGTCTCCGCGTGGCCTTCAGCCTGATCgccatcttcctcctcttctccatcaCGGCGGTTCTGGTTCAGGTCCACATGGAGCCGGACACCTTCTTCTCCGTCACCATGGCGACCATCTGGTTCATCAACA tgttcaGTGCGGTGCTGCAGGGCAGTCTGTTTGGCGTGGTCGGCCTGTTTCCTCCTCGTTACAGCACTCTGTTCATGAGCGGTCAGGGCCTGGCCGGGATCTTTGCTGCTCTCGCAATGCTCTTCTCTATCTTAA GTAACGCAGAGAGCAACACGACGGAGGCGCTGGGATACTTCATCACGCCGTGTGTGGCCACGCTGGGGACGCTGCTGTGTTACCTGCTGCTGCCACACCTG GATTTTGCTCGTTTTTACCTGAACAGAAGTCAAACTGATGAGGTGGAGAAGTCTCAGCAGCTCCTCAGCATCACAG ATAAAAAAGTCTCAAACAACAATGATAAAGAGCTCGAGGCCAACGGGACGGTGATCAGAGACCCGGAGGAGAGTCAGGAGCGTCTGTCCGTCCTGGCCGTCTTCAAAAAG atCTGGCTGATGGCGGCGTGTGTGACGTGTGTGTTCGCCGTCACCCTGTCGGTGTTTCCTGTGATCACGGTCCGAGTGCAGACCGTCTACAAGGACAACACTTCCTGGG ATAAAATCTTCTCCTGCGTCTGCTGCTTCATCGTTTTCAACGCCATGGACCTGGCCGGCCGCAGCGCCCCGTCTCTCGGCCAATGG CCTGCGAAGGAGAGCCGGCTGTTCCCTGTCGCCGTGTTGTCCCGTCTGCTCTTCATCCCTCTGCTCATGCTGTGTAACGTGAAGGGCTCCAGACTCCCTCACATCTTCAGACACGACTGTGCCTTCGTCACCATCATGGCCCTGTTCTCCTTCTCCAACGGGTACCTGGCGAGCCTCTGCATGGCCTACGCTCCACA GCTGGTGAGACATAAAGACTGCGAGACGGCCGGCTCTCTCATGACCTTCTTCCTCGTGCTGGGTCTGGCAGTGGGAGCGTCGTTCTCCTTCCTGCTGGGAACGCTGGTGTAG
- the LOC115593075 gene encoding galectin-related protein-like isoform X2, which yields MRFIESQPLNCCHQINMADTHRASAQGRKKWVFPQKSLTDGNKASVLSADRDADRTLAVPFRGPITGGMQPGKKVVVVGVVDPRPDRFYVALTCGRGTSGEPPLDVALELCVRFRDRQVLRRACVSGSWGDVDRAVPFFPFIRDLPFKIEIHCEHSRFRVLVDGQQLFDFNHRVTSLRDIDTLWIKGSVTITKLA from the exons ATGAGATTTATTGAGTCTCAGCCGCTTAATTGTTGTCACCAG ATCAACATGGccgacacacacagagcctcaGCGCAGGGCAGGAAG AAATGGGTTTTTCCACAGAAATCTTTGACTGACGGAAACAAAGCGAGCGTTCTCTCTGCTGACAGAGACGCTGACAGAACTCTG gcggtTCCGTTCAGAGGTCCCATCACAGGTGGGATGCAGCCGGGGAAGAAGGTTGTGGTTGTCGGTGTTGTGGACCCTCGTCCTGACAG GTTCTACGTCGCCTTGACTTGTGGTCGTGGAACATCTGGGGAGCCTCCGCTTGACGTGGCTCTGGAGCTCTGCGTTAGGTTCAGGGACCGGCAGGTGCTGCGCAGAGCCTGTGTGTCCGGATCCTGGGGGGACGTCGACAGAGCCGTCCCCTTCTTCCCCTTCATCAGAGACCTGCCGTTCAAG ATCGAGATTCACTGTGAACACAGTCGTTTTCGTGTGTTGGTGGACGGACAGCAGCTGTTTGACTTTAACCATCGAGTGACGTCGCTCAGAGACATCGACACGTTGTGGATCAAAGGCAGCGTCACCATCACCAAACTGGCGTGA
- the LOC115593075 gene encoding galectin-related protein-like isoform X3 gives MADTHRASAQGRKKWVFPQKSLTDGNKASVLSADRDADRTLAVPFRGPITGGMQPGKKVVVVGVVDPRPDRFYVALTCGRGTSGEPPLDVALELCVRFRDRQVLRRACVSGSWGDVDRAVPFFPFIRDLPFKIEIHCEHSRFRVLVDGQQLFDFNHRVTSLRDIDTLWIKGSVTITKLA, from the exons ATGGccgacacacacagagcctcaGCGCAGGGCAGGAAG AAATGGGTTTTTCCACAGAAATCTTTGACTGACGGAAACAAAGCGAGCGTTCTCTCTGCTGACAGAGACGCTGACAGAACTCTG gcggtTCCGTTCAGAGGTCCCATCACAGGTGGGATGCAGCCGGGGAAGAAGGTTGTGGTTGTCGGTGTTGTGGACCCTCGTCCTGACAG GTTCTACGTCGCCTTGACTTGTGGTCGTGGAACATCTGGGGAGCCTCCGCTTGACGTGGCTCTGGAGCTCTGCGTTAGGTTCAGGGACCGGCAGGTGCTGCGCAGAGCCTGTGTGTCCGGATCCTGGGGGGACGTCGACAGAGCCGTCCCCTTCTTCCCCTTCATCAGAGACCTGCCGTTCAAG ATCGAGATTCACTGTGAACACAGTCGTTTTCGTGTGTTGGTGGACGGACAGCAGCTGTTTGACTTTAACCATCGAGTGACGTCGCTCAGAGACATCGACACGTTGTGGATCAAAGGCAGCGTCACCATCACCAAACTGGCGTGA